AAGCGAAGGGGTGATCGTCATAGGTGAAACGGTCGTAGGTCTCGTCGGAAACGAAAAAGACGTGGCGCCGCCGGCAGAGGTCGACCAGACCGCTCAATTGGGCCTCGGGAATAACGGCACCTGAGGGGTTGTTGGGCGAGTTGATGATGAGTCCCGCCGAGCGCGGGGTGAGGTGGGGGGCCAGATCTTCAGCGTCCAGCACGAATCCCTTCTCTTCGCGGGTCGGGAAGAGGATCGGCTGGGCTTCCGCCAGCTTGACCACCTCGGGGAAGGTAACCCAGAAGGGCGAGGGGATGAGAACCTCTTCGTTTCCTCCGAAGACGGCCAGGCAGAGGCTGTAGATGGCGTTCTTGGCGCCTGCGGCCACCAGCACGTTGTCGCCGCTGAGACGGCACCCGAAATCGCGGTTGTAGCGCTCGGCGATTCCCTGCCGCAGCTCGTCGGTTCCGGCCACCGCCGTGTATCGCGTGAAGTTGTCCCTAATGGCTTCTTCAGCCGCCTTCTTGACTTCTGCGGGAGTGTTGAAGTCTGGTTCGCCGGGGCCGAAGTCGACGATGTCCACGCCCTCTTTGCGCAATTGCTTGGCCAGTTGCATGACGGCGATGGTGGGCGAGGTGGAGATCTTGCTCATCCGCTGGGCGAGTTTCATGGGGCGGTTCCCTCAGGTGCGGCTCATCTGCAACTCTCCGCGAAGAGACTCGCGGGCCTCTTTGACGGCTTCCAGCACTTCTTCGCGGGTCTTGCCCATGATCATGGCGACTTCGTGGGAATTGAATTCTTCCAACGAGTAGAGCACGAAGGCCTCGCGGATGTCGCCGGGCAGGGCGGCGATGGCTTTCTGCAGTATGGCCTCCGTCTCTTCTTCAGCCAGGTACTCCTCGGGCGTGGCGGCCTTCTTGTCGGTGAGCAGGTCCTCCAGCCTGAGGGACTCGTCGGGCTGGAAGAAATGGAGGTCTTCATCGTCCCACTGGGGGCTCTGGTTGCCGGGCTCTTCCACGTGAGGCTGGTCGGCGGAGCGGCGCAACTCACGGACCTTTTTGCTCAGCAGTCTGCGGGCGATCTGAAACATGTACTGCTCGGGGGGAAGGTTCTCGGGACGGGTGGCGTTGTTGGCAGTCACTTCCAAGTACACCTCGTCGACCAGCGCGTGAGGCTGCACGATTCCGGGGGGAAGATTCTGCAGAACGACCTGATGGTAGATTTCGCGCCGCAGGTAGTTCTCGATCTTCTCCAGGCTCATTTGATATTCATCGTAGGCGCCTGGTTGGGGCGTGACGGCGGGGACGGTGTTCAACTTGGGATCGCGCTGCCAGTGCTTTTCGCGGTTGAGCTTGCTCTTGAAGCGCTTGATGCGCCGGATCAACTCGGAAAAAGCCTTGTTGACGGCGGCAGCCAGGTTGTATTCGATGTCCTCGCAATGAATCGACTTCTGGGGAAGCGCCAGGGACAGCGAGACGTGAAACTGGTTCTTCTTGGAATGGCGTTCGATATCGACGTTGAGGTCGATGTCCTGGCTGGCGAAAGTGGGAAGAAACTTGCGGATCTTCTTGGCTTGACGATTGATGAGCCTCTTCAGGTCATCGGTTTCTCTGAGGTTTCGGGTATGAGTCTTTACGTTCATAGGCAATGATCGGCTTCTTCAACGGGCCGCCTGAGGGTGCATCAAAGCTACGAAGTGAAACGCCCCGCGGCTTGAACCCTTCCGTTCCTCGGTTCGTCCTCCGGCTGTCGGAGTCCTCTGCCAAAACTAGCGAGCAGCCTCATACCGCCGAGAGGAATTGGGCCTTCACCGCGGTCACTGGAACTTGACACGTGTGTGAACTTGTTGGCCACCTGGTGGCCCCAGCCAAGGATAGCATGGTTAAAGGCTTGGAGGAACTGCACCAGGAGATGAACCCATCCCCTGCCAAGGGCCTCTAATCAAGGCAGGGAGATTCACTTGCGAAGACCAATTGCTGTTCTGGGAATCCCTTTTTGTATAGCTGCGTTCGTACTTGGATCGGAGCCGGCGACAGCTCAGCCGAGAATCGATGCCGAGGCGCTTCGGGTCCATCTGGGCGAGCCCGGCGAGGGGCTCACCATCGAGTTGCAACTGGACCGCTCGGCGGATGAGCCCGCTCCGCTCCAGCTCTGGGTTTCGCTGTTGGGACCGTCCAACAACACCCTCTTTCTGGAGAACGTGGAAGTAGAGCCCGATCAGCGGCTGGTTCGTCTTGATGCATCGGCGGCCCGTCCGCTCATCGAGGTGGGAAAGCTTCACGCCTACCGGTTGAACTACCGCCTCTACGACTCCAATCAGAGCACGGTCGGGAGAGGCTGGCGAAGCCTTCACCACCTCGTCCCCGCCTACTTCGACCTGCGCCTGACCCGCCTGCGTCCCGTGACCGACTGGAGTTTTGCCCGTCCGATCCACGCCCAGGCTTTTCACCCGGTCATGGATCACGTGGTGAGCGGAGTCGAGATGACCTTGCGGGTGCATTGGCCGGGTGGCGAGAAAACCTGGACGGCCACCACAGACCAGGGCGGCTTGGCCCGCTTCGATGTGGCCCTCGACAGAGAGCTGCCCGCCGATACCCGTCCGGAGTTCTATCTGCGGGGCAGCCTCAAGGGCATCGTTCGGGAAATCGAGGGAAACCTGGGCGAACTGCCTCCCAGCCGGCTGCTGACGAGCCTTGACAAGCCGCTCTACCAACCGGGACAGTCAGTGAGGGCCAGGGTGCTGCTGCGGGCTCCGCCCGGGGCCGGCTTGCAAGGCTACCGTATTCGCCTGGTGGCCGAGGACCCCGAGGGTTTGGAAGTCCACAGGTCCGAGCACACGACTTCACGCTGGGGCGTAGTAGCCGCCGATTTCAACCTTCCCGAAGAGACGCCTACAGGGATTTACTCGTTGGAGGCCGAGTGTCTGGAGGCGTCTCTCCATTGTTACTCGGGAGACCGGAGTTTCAGGGTTCAGCCATATGAACTGCCCACCTTCAGGGTCACGGTTGAAACCGATCGGGCTTACTATTTGAAGGGGCAGGCGCCCCGTCTGGCGGTGGCCGCCGAGTACCTGTCGGGGCGTCCGCTGGAATCGGGCGTTGTGGAAATCCGCCGGCCCGCCCGACGTCGCTATGATCCCAAGACGCGGCAATGGAAGACCGAGGAGCCGGAACTCGAATATCAGGCCTCTCTGGGCAAACAGGGGAGTGCCGAGATCTTGCTCGATGTCGAGGACGATTTCGCCGAGTTGCGCTCCGACGGGTACTACTACGATGTCGAGTTCATAGCCACCGTCCGCGACCTGCAGGGGGGACGCCAAGTCCAGCAGCCTGTTTACCTGCGGCTCAGCCGCGACCCGGTCCATCCCCGCGTCATTTCGGCCGTTGAAGCGGACGGCCACTTTTTCGTCTCAACCTCCACCGCCGACGGCGAGCCCATTTCTTGCCGAGTCAGCTTTGAAACCGACGAAGGGCTGCAATTGACGCGCGTCGAAACCAACCGCTTCGGGTTGGGCAAGGGACATCTCGGTCCGGACCCTGACGATAGGGACGACGTCGCGTTGAAGGCTGATTGTGCCGGAGACCTGCAAGGAGGAGTCGATGGTCAATATCTTTATGAGGTCTGGGACTCCGTCGAGGACCTGAGCATCGAATCCGGTCGGCGTCTTTACTTCAGGGGCCAACCGCTGGTGGCGACGGTTCGCACCAACCCTGCTCCCGGCCCGCTGCTGGTCGACATCCTGTCGAAGGAGCGGGTGCTTCGATCGCTGGAGGTGGAGCGCCGGCAGCCCAGCTTCGAAGTGAGCATCCCCTACCAGGACGACTTTAACGGCGTGGTTGAGATGCGGGTCTTTGATCCTCTGCAAGGCGAGCAAGCCTGGGAGAAAGTCTGGTACAAGCCCGGACGCGCTTTCGATCTCCGCATCGAGCCCGATCAGGAGGCCTTTCGACCCGGCGACGGGGCCGGAGTGACGTTGCAATTGAAGGACGCCGCCGGTCAAGGCCGTCAGGCGGCTCTGGCCTTGTCGATCGTCGACGAAGCGGTTCACCTCAGAGCCCAGTCTGAAGGACTGTCGGGACACGGGTTTTGGGGCGCTCAATCTGATCCGGTCCTGGTTCATCTGGCTGGTCCCATTGAGGCTCTGGCGCCGACAGACGAGATCCCTCCCGACCTTGAACTGGCTTTGGAAGCGTTGCTGAAAAGCGAAGGTTTCGGGGGTCTCCCGCGCGACGGCGATGCCAGTCCGCCTCATGCCGACTATGGGGAGATCTTCGCCGACCTCCTCAAGAAGCAGCTTCAGCCTCTCAGAGCCGCCCTGAAGGCCGATCCCCCCCTGCTGGAGGCGCCCAGGCCGCAGCCCCTCGGTCCTGCCGATTTCCTGGCCCTTTCTCAAGTCGAGGCGGCGTCGCTGCTCGACCCCTGGCACCAGCCCTTCTCGATCACCTGCAGCAGTCACGCCAGAGAATCCACCATGCACGTCGCTTCGGCGGGCCCCGACGGCCTGCCCGGAACGTCCGACGACTTCGGAGTCATGGCCCACACCTGGAAATACCTGGGACCCCAGATGGAGCGAGTCGAGGAGTCGGTGAACCGCTATATGGAAGAGCATTTGCGGCCCGTCGACAGTCTCAGGATGCTGGAGCGCCTGCTGGCTCGGGAAGGCCTGCACATTAACCGCTGGAGGTCTCCCTGCGGCCTGCCCATCTACTATCTGCTGGAAGGGGAAGAAGAGAAGCTGTTTCTCTATGCCATAGCCAAAGAATACGGCGGCAAAATCGAAAGGTATGACCGCTGGAGGGCCCTGGCTGTGGCTAGTTGGGACTACTTTCGTCCCTACGCGTTGCGTCTCGATGCCTTGGCTGAGCAGTACCGGCAGGAGCATGGAGAGCCGTTCGAGGACGAAATGGCCTTTCGCCGCGCTCTTGAGCAGGCTGGGCTGGAAGAGTCCCGCCTGCGCGATTATCATGACCGCCAACTCGTCATCGAGACTCAATTCGTGACCGGGGTCATGCAGGTCCGCCTGCTGAGCCTGGGCAGTGACGGGGAGCGCAACCGCCTTGGAGGCGCGGGAGATGACTTTGTGGTCTGGAGCACTCCGGTGGGAGACTTCTCGGCCGGCTGGCGGCCCCGCATCCTGGCGGCGTTGAAAGACGACCAGCGGGTGCGCGGAACCATTCCCGCGGGGACCTCCCAGGTTCTCCGCGTCCTTCAATCGGCCGGAATCGACCCCGACAGCATCCGCGACCCATGGGGACGGCTGCTGGAAGTCGACTGGAAAATCGAGCCCCTGAGTTCACGCTTCCTATCGCAGAACCCCGTCAGTCAGCAGGGCCTTGGTTTTGTCTCGATCCGCCTCTTTAGCCCGGGAAGCGATGGCAAGGCGGGGAGCGTCGACGACATCGTGCCCGTCCTGATCAGTGCCCGGGTCGAATTGCCCTCCGAAGTTCCCCTTGACGAGATCGCGGACCGGGTGGACCGGTTGGAGGGCGCCTATCTGCCGGATCAGGCGCTTTTGCGCGGTACGGTCCGGGATCAGACCGGAAGCGTCATCCCGGCCGCTACGGTGACCGCGACCGGGAAGAACGGCATAACTGCCGTGGCCCGCACATCCGACACGGGGCAATACACGCTTTGGCTTCCCGGCGGGCTCTACGATGTCAAGGTCGCGCTGCCCGGCTTCCGCCCCGCACGTTTCCCTGAGGTGACTTTGACCGAAGCCGGCGGAACGGATCTTGACGTCACCCTGGAGGTCGGCGAGGTAGACGAGTGTCTGATGCTGTGTTCTTGCGAGATTGCTTGCAATGGGCGCAATGCAGTCGAAGTGGTCCGGGTGGCAGCCGAGGCCCAGCCGGAGGTGATGACGCCGAAGGTGCGGCGCTACTTTCCAGAGACTCTTTACTGGGATCCCGAACTCATTACCGATGAGCAAGGACGGGCCCGCGTGGAGTTTCCGCTAGCTGACAGCATCACGACCTGGCGGGTGAGCGCGCTGGCCTCGACCCTGATGGGCGACCTGGTTTCGACGGTGGGCGGGTTCCGCACTTTCCAGCCCTTCTTCGCCGAACTCGACCCGCCCGCCTTGCTCACCCAGGGTGACCGCATCGAGCTGCCGGCGCTGCTGCGCAACTATCGCGACCAACGGGCCGACCTCGAAGTCCGGCTCGACACCTCGGCTTCTCTTGCCGTCGACCATCCCCGGCACAACCTTTCGGTGGACGCCCAGCAGAGCGAGTCGCTGCCCTTCGGCGTAACTGCAAGTCACGTCTCCCATGAGGCGGTTCTCAAGCTGTCGGCCCTCTCTGGAGAGGTGGCCGATGCCGTGGAGAAGACTCTTGAGGTGCGTCCCCTGGGACGCCGGATGGAGGCCACGGAGAGCCTGCTGGCTCGAGATTCCGGAACGCTTTCCGTAGACTTGCCGGAAGATTTGATGGAAGGTTCGGCTGAAGGATGGCTGGT
The sequence above is a segment of the Acidobacteriota bacterium genome. Coding sequences within it:
- a CDS encoding pyridoxal phosphate-dependent aminotransferase, which encodes MKLAQRMSKISTSPTIAVMQLAKQLRKEGVDIVDFGPGEPDFNTPAEVKKAAEEAIRDNFTRYTAVAGTDELRQGIAERYNRDFGCRLSGDNVLVAAGAKNAIYSLCLAVFGGNEEVLIPSPFWVTFPEVVKLAEAQPILFPTREEKGFVLDAEDLAPHLTPRSAGLIINSPNNPSGAVIPEAQLSGLVDLCRRRHVFFVSDETYDRFTYDDHPFASLASHVDADEHGWAVCGSFSKTYSMTGWRIGYVIAHKDLIKKIASLQSHECGNPCSISQKAAVAALSLPGEVVQRMLDEYASRRRFVLDELNSMPGMSCPRPYGAFYAFPNVRRCLSKLGCSNTVEFSKVLIDKAQVATVPGSAFGMEGHIRISYATSMENLKKGLQRIRELVSG
- a CDS encoding sigma-70 family RNA polymerase sigma factor, coding for MNVKTHTRNLRETDDLKRLINRQAKKIRKFLPTFASQDIDLNVDIERHSKKNQFHVSLSLALPQKSIHCEDIEYNLAAAVNKAFSELIRRIKRFKSKLNREKHWQRDPKLNTVPAVTPQPGAYDEYQMSLEKIENYLRREIYHQVVLQNLPPGIVQPHALVDEVYLEVTANNATRPENLPPEQYMFQIARRLLSKKVRELRRSADQPHVEEPGNQSPQWDDEDLHFFQPDESLRLEDLLTDKKAATPEEYLAEEETEAILQKAIAALPGDIREAFVLYSLEEFNSHEVAMIMGKTREEVLEAVKEARESLRGELQMSRT
- a CDS encoding MG2 domain-containing protein codes for the protein MRRPIAVLGIPFCIAAFVLGSEPATAQPRIDAEALRVHLGEPGEGLTIELQLDRSADEPAPLQLWVSLLGPSNNTLFLENVEVEPDQRLVRLDASAARPLIEVGKLHAYRLNYRLYDSNQSTVGRGWRSLHHLVPAYFDLRLTRLRPVTDWSFARPIHAQAFHPVMDHVVSGVEMTLRVHWPGGEKTWTATTDQGGLARFDVALDRELPADTRPEFYLRGSLKGIVREIEGNLGELPPSRLLTSLDKPLYQPGQSVRARVLLRAPPGAGLQGYRIRLVAEDPEGLEVHRSEHTTSRWGVVAADFNLPEETPTGIYSLEAECLEASLHCYSGDRSFRVQPYELPTFRVTVETDRAYYLKGQAPRLAVAAEYLSGRPLESGVVEIRRPARRRYDPKTRQWKTEEPELEYQASLGKQGSAEILLDVEDDFAELRSDGYYYDVEFIATVRDLQGGRQVQQPVYLRLSRDPVHPRVISAVEADGHFFVSTSTADGEPISCRVSFETDEGLQLTRVETNRFGLGKGHLGPDPDDRDDVALKADCAGDLQGGVDGQYLYEVWDSVEDLSIESGRRLYFRGQPLVATVRTNPAPGPLLVDILSKERVLRSLEVERRQPSFEVSIPYQDDFNGVVEMRVFDPLQGEQAWEKVWYKPGRAFDLRIEPDQEAFRPGDGAGVTLQLKDAAGQGRQAALALSIVDEAVHLRAQSEGLSGHGFWGAQSDPVLVHLAGPIEALAPTDEIPPDLELALEALLKSEGFGGLPRDGDASPPHADYGEIFADLLKKQLQPLRAALKADPPLLEAPRPQPLGPADFLALSQVEAASLLDPWHQPFSITCSSHARESTMHVASAGPDGLPGTSDDFGVMAHTWKYLGPQMERVEESVNRYMEEHLRPVDSLRMLERLLAREGLHINRWRSPCGLPIYYLLEGEEEKLFLYAIAKEYGGKIERYDRWRALAVASWDYFRPYALRLDALAEQYRQEHGEPFEDEMAFRRALEQAGLEESRLRDYHDRQLVIETQFVTGVMQVRLLSLGSDGERNRLGGAGDDFVVWSTPVGDFSAGWRPRILAALKDDQRVRGTIPAGTSQVLRVLQSAGIDPDSIRDPWGRLLEVDWKIEPLSSRFLSQNPVSQQGLGFVSIRLFSPGSDGKAGSVDDIVPVLISARVELPSEVPLDEIADRVDRLEGAYLPDQALLRGTVRDQTGSVIPAATVTATGKNGITAVARTSDTGQYTLWLPGGLYDVKVALPGFRPARFPEVTLTEAGGTDLDVTLEVGEVDECLMLCSCEIACNGRNAVEVVRVAAEAQPEVMTPKVRRYFPETLYWDPELITDEQGRARVEFPLADSITTWRVSALASTLMGDLVSTVGGFRTFQPFFAELDPPALLTQGDRIELPALLRNYRDQRADLEVRLDTSASLAVDHPRHNLSVDAQQSESLPFGVTASHVSHEAVLKLSALSGEVADAVEKTLEVRPLGRRMEATESLLARDSGTLSVDLPEDLMEGSAEGWLVVYPGILEHLLDSREALLRQPWGCAEQVVSVSWINLMILRRLEDRSAQPHLRQRAQVFVEDGARRLLRLQGDEGGFRYFHRSAEADVSLTASILRFLAEASRWTTVPDEKLTKGIGWMVEERDSLREERVSALVAREWAALTASRPDHESARALRRPVEMAVGRLQKRLDEEQAPDPYVTAHLMLALHSLDSNDSRLPVLARKLLASAEVENGMMWWNLYGVSPFYGWGRTGSLELSAVAVQALQAAGQEFSAEAQQGRLFLLRNKDYLGSWWSTKSTLEALRALGAEGLPQSGGGAGPQPSADSLRVKVNGISLPPVRWPSPEEVSGPLRIDLSSHLTAGANQVKVDLPSAVRHELLLRVAASGYQPWAPDAEQIWQSNESLRFEVAYQDTGLLLGGQTEARVRVSRLDRGKALRRGMLLAEIGLPPGSEVDRQWLEDQGLYRYEVHPDRVVCYLWPRGDEERSFSIRFRPRLRMQARSAASRLYDYYNPQAAVTLAPTAFTVR